GATCAGCTGCCTGTAGGCCTTCACATTGCCATCGTCCAGCATTTCTACAACAGCTGTACCTACCGCTATTCCGAACCCACCGTACTTGGCGATCTTAGCTATCGTACACTTGTTACGTATGCCAAATCCGTAAACTATACGCTTTCCAGATGTAAAATCCCTGATGTGCCCATAAATAGTCCCTATATCATAAGGCAGCTGAATGCCGGTTGCTGGCATCATCCCTTGATAGACGATCTCCCCGCTTACTTTCATCTGCCTTTCCATTATCTTGAATGGAGTGACGGGAGTGACGAACGGTACGTAATCCATTCCATGATCCGCTATTGCCTTGGCTACTTGTTCTATTCTATCCGGATAGTCTATGCCAACGTCAGGCACCATAACCCCGTCAAATCTTGATG
This genomic stretch from Thermoplasma volcanium GSS1 harbors:
- a CDS encoding tryptophan synthase subunit alpha — translated: MKPFVYFTLGYKYNEVKKFIKNSDGVYAFEFGFPTENPLYDGKKIKATHSFAVNKFSHDDNAEIFKLAESMGIKKYALLYYSVFSGKKGILDYLSSSRFDGVMVPDVGIDYPDRIEQVAKAIADHGMDYVPFVTPVTPFKIMERQMKVSGEIVYQGMMPATGIQLPYDIGTIYGHIRDFTSGKRIVYGFGIRNKCTIAKIAKYGGFGIAVGTAVVEMLDDGNVKAYRQLINDILGAS